From the Saccharomyces paradoxus chromosome XIV, complete sequence genome, one window contains:
- the MET4 gene encoding Met4p (Leucine-zipper transcriptional activator~similar to YNL103W), giving the protein MKQEQSREGDSYSTEFINLFGKETATHASNNNGANNNGMGSATTLDQFVATASSSSSLVGNSENRRPLVGDVSSRGNTNLYDHAVTPEILLEQLAYVDNFIPSLDNEFSNVDWNVNTTHNNANNNGTDAFSSINANPFDLDEQLAIELSAFADDSFIFPDEDKPSNNNNNNNNNNNNNGNNDNNGHDVLHEDTSDSNRQRNPHFLTQRRNTFLTSQYDQSKSRFSSRNKRNGNNGETNSFDNNGQNSRNFEPNFIENPPQFPVDTVDMTSIDHGAFTNVDITSTENNTHGDNEVDALSHLLHRTTHTPNRSSPLSNITSAQNSSLQQRKQSDSKVDSINDNNSSNKDPNITVPDYSIIPTSVLVTLLPRVNVPKGAYDSLTTAGFDNDQIDAIAAIMAYHHQKKIRESNNNNNNNNVNANANQEAPILKNINELLSVLIPPSSTDTTAPSALSTSPSSFNEHGVVTEASFLSSILELGIKNPKSNNIHNQRQSSRNNHKISRQENGSNLNDNVNNNNAVIKSNTTRGDEIAKIRSEPTLNAASSAHKENSLKRSHSGDLKDKKAPVNRKYSDNEDDEYDDADLHGHGKKQLVKKELGDDDEDLLIQSKKSHQKKKLKEKELESSIHELTEIAASLQKRIHTLETENKLLKNLVLSSGETEGIKKAERLKKQIFEKVQKE; this is encoded by the coding sequence ATGAAGCAGGAGCAGTCTCGCGAAGGCGACTCATACAGCACGGAGTTCATAAATCTCTTTGGCAAAGAAACCGCAACACACGccagcaacaacaacggtgctaataataatggcatGGGGAGCGCGACCACGTTGGACCAGTTTGTTGCAACAgcctcatcatcatcttcgcTGGTGGGTAATAGCGAGAATAGACGCCCCTTAGTAGGTGACGTTAGCAGTAGGGGTAACACCAATTTATATGACCATGCTGTCACGCCAGAAATACTTTTAGAACAGTTGGCCTACGTCGATAATTTCATACCATCCCTGGATAACGAGTTCTCTAACGTGGATTGGAACGTGAATACTACTCATAATAATgcaaataataatggcaCGGATGCCTTTAGCAGTATAAACGCAAATCCTTTTGACTTGGATGAACAACTAGCCATCGAGTTGAGTGCGTTTGCGGATgattcatttattttccCGGATGAAGATAAGCCtagcaacaacaacaacaacaacaacaacaacaacaacaacaatggtAATAACGATAACAACGGGCATGATGTATTGCATGAGGACACTTCTGACAGTAATAGACAAAGAAATCCCCATTTCCTGACTCAAAGAAGGAATACTTTCTTGACTTCCCAATATGACCAATCAAAGTCTCGATTTTCGTctagaaacaaaagaaatggcAATAATGGTGAAACAAACAGTTTCGACAACAATGGGCAGAACAGCCGCAATTTTGAGCCGAACTTTATAGAAAATCCTCCTCAATTTCCTGTTGACACTGTTGATATGACATCAATAGACCATGGTGCCTTCACAAACGTTGACATTACGTCAACTGAGAACAACACTCATGGTGATAATGAAGTGGATGCGTTATCACACCTGCTACATAGAACGACACATACCCCGAACCGCTCTTCTCCACTAAGTAACATCACTTCCGCCCAAAATTCCTCTCTACAACAACGAAAGCAATCAGATAGTAAAGTCGATAGTATCAACGACAATAACAGCTCGAACAAAGATCCTAACATAACAGTTCCTGACTATTCAATTATTCCAACCTCTGTTTTGGTAACACTGTTACCTAGGGTCAACGTACCCAAGGGTGCGTATGACTCGTTAACCACCGCGGGATTTGACAATGATCAAATAGATGCTATTGCCGCAATAATGGCgtatcatcatcagaaaAAGATAAGGGAAagtaacaataacaacaataacaataacgTCAATGCTAATGCAAATCAAGAGGCACCCATTCTGAAAAACATCAACGAACTTTTAAGCGTCTTAATACCACCCTCCTCAACTGATACGACCGCACCATCCGCCTTGTCAACATCACCTTCTTCGTTCAATGAGCATGGTGTAGTAACAGAGGCCTCTTTTCTAAGCTCCATTTTAGAACTGGGCATAAAAAATCCCaaaagtaataatattcacaATCAACGACAATCTTCACGAAACAATCATAAAATCTCAAGACAGGAGAACGGTAGCAATCTCAATGATAATgttaacaataataacgcTGTTATTAAGTCAAATACAACCCGTGGAGACGAAATCGCCAAAATACGATCAGAGCCGACTCTAAATGCAGCTTCTTCTGCTCACAAGGAGAATAGCTTAAAAAGATCACACTCTGGCGATttgaaagataaaaaagCACCCGTGAACCGCAAGTATTCAGATAATGAGGACGATGAATACGATGATGCAGATTTACACGGCCATGGAAAGAAGCAATTGGTCAAGAAAGAGCTAGGggatgacgatgaagatttATTGATACAATCCAAAAAATCTcaccagaagaaaaaactaaaggaaaaggaattaGAATCATCGATACATGAATTAACTGAAATTGCAGCATCTTTACAAAAACGGATTCACACATTGGAGACTGAGAAcaaacttttaaaaaatttggttcTAAGTAGCGGTGAAACTGAAGGTATTAAGAAAGCTGAAAGGTTGAAGaagcaaatatttgaaaaggttcagaaagaataa